A region from the Benincasa hispida cultivar B227 chromosome 12, ASM972705v1, whole genome shotgun sequence genome encodes:
- the LOC120067605 gene encoding uncharacterized protein LOC120067605: MRSLPIWLQALLSEKFFNACVVHEDAKKNEKNIFCFDCSLGICPHCLSSHSSHKLLQIRRYVYHDVIRLDDATKLIDCAFVQSYTTNSAKVVFLKQRPQTRNFRGSSCNLCSTCDRSLQDPYLFCSVSCKIDYLMKTQGGVSRHLSECNFLPLPEPGWDDGITMTPDSVLVTPVGSNRTSSGSERRAGTEGKQLASTATTEFVEKKRVA, translated from the exons atg CGCTCACTACCCATCTGGCTTCAAGCGCTTCTCAGCGAGAAATTCTTCAATGCGTGTGTAGTTCATGAAGATGCCAAAAAGAATGAAAAGAACATCTTCTGTTTTGACTGTTCCCTCGGTATTTGCCCTCACTGCTTGTCCTCTCATTCTTCTCACAAACTCCTCCAG ATTAGACGATATGTGTATCACGATGTGATTCGATTGGACGATGCTACTAAATTAATTGATTGTGCTTTTGTACAA tCGTACACTACGAATAGTGCGAAagtggtgtttctgaaacagaGGCCACAGACTAGAAATTTTAGAGGCTCCTCCTGCAATCTTTGCAGCACCTGCGACAGAAGCCTTCAAGACCCTTATCTTTTTTGCTCCGTTTCTTGCAAG ATTGATTATCTAATGAAAACGCAAGGTGGGGTTTCGAGGCATCTTTCGGAGTGCAATTTCTTGCCATTACCCGAACCGGGTTGGGACGACGGGATTACGATGACACCGGACTCTGTTCTCGTAACACCGGTTGGTTCAAACCGTACTTCCTCCGGTTCCGAGCGGCGGGCCGGAACAGAAGGGAAGCAACTGGCATCGACGGCAACGACGGAGTTTGTTGAAAAAAAGAGGGTAGCTTGA